Proteins encoded in a region of the Streptococcus sanguinis genome:
- a CDS encoding GNAT family N-acetyltransferase, which translates to MTRAELPERLETERLVLRVRTVADAEDIHAYASLPEVSYPAGFPPVKTLEDEIYYLEHTLPERNKKENLPAGYGIVVKGTDKIVGSVDFNHRHEDDMLEIGYLLHPDYWGRGYVPEAARALIDLAFKELDLHKIELSCFGYNFQSQRVAEKLGFTLEARIRDRKDARGKRCDDLRYGLLRSEWEVV; encoded by the coding sequence ATGACAAGAGCTGAGTTACCAGAACGATTAGAAACGGAACGGCTAGTATTGCGAGTCCGCACCGTGGCTGATGCTGAGGATATCCATGCCTACGCTAGTTTGCCAGAAGTCTCCTACCCAGCAGGCTTTCCGCCCGTCAAGACCTTGGAAGATGAGATTTACTACCTGGAGCATACTCTGCCTGAGCGCAATAAAAAAGAAAATCTCCCAGCAGGCTACGGGATTGTTGTCAAGGGGACCGACAAAATCGTTGGCTCTGTCGATTTCAACCATCGTCATGAAGATGATATGTTGGAGATTGGCTACCTTCTGCACCCAGACTATTGGGGGCGAGGCTATGTGCCAGAAGCCGCGCGTGCCTTGATTGATCTAGCTTTTAAAGAATTGGATCTTCATAAAATTGAATTGTCTTGCTTTGGATATAACTTTCAAAGTCAACGAGTTGCAGAGAAGCTTGGCTTCACCCTCGAAGCTCGCATACGAGACCGTAAAGATGCCCGAGGCAAGCGTTGTGATGATTTGAGATATGGTTTGCTTAGGAGTGAGTGGGAGGTGGTTTGA
- a CDS encoding AAA family ATPase — translation MHIFIIGAPASGKMTIGQELSRLTDATLFYNHQAIDFALEIYQDFTEEMWEFVRGITFSFLETSARNHRSVILTDVIDFSNQYQLLYLKQIQNLLDDYHQEILFVELETSLEERLHRNRTENRLKHKPLKRHIEISEREILETNETLQLNSQNQPNELHHYLKINNTNLSGAEVAKQIQDKMNTIEKGHTHV, via the coding sequence ATGCACATTTTCATCATTGGCGCTCCAGCATCAGGAAAAATGACGATTGGTCAAGAGTTATCTCGACTGACAGATGCTACCCTCTTTTATAACCATCAAGCCATCGATTTTGCACTAGAAATCTATCAGGACTTTACAGAGGAAATGTGGGAGTTTGTTCGAGGGATTACCTTTTCTTTTCTTGAAACAAGCGCTCGGAATCATCGATCGGTGATTTTAACAGACGTAATTGATTTTTCAAATCAGTACCAGCTGCTGTATTTGAAGCAAATTCAGAATTTGTTGGATGACTATCATCAAGAGATTCTTTTTGTGGAGTTGGAAACAAGTCTTGAAGAGCGCTTACATCGAAATCGAACGGAGAATCGATTAAAGCACAAACCCTTAAAACGACATATTGAGATATCTGAAAGAGAAATTTTAGAGACCAATGAAACACTTCAATTAAATTCTCAAAATCAACCGAATGAGTTGCACCACTACCTTAAAATAAATAATACGAATCTGTCTGGAGCCGAAGTTGCCAAGCAGATTCAAGATAAAATGAATACAATAGAGAAAGGACACACCCATGTCTAA
- a CDS encoding valine--tRNA ligase, with product MSKELSPKYNPAEVEAGRYQKWLDADVFKPSGDQKAKPYSIVIPPPNVTGKLHLGHAWDTTLQDIIIRQKRMQGFDTLWLPGMDHAGIATQAKVEERLREQGISRYDLGREKFLDKVWEWKDEYATTIKEQWGKMGLSVDYSRERFTLDEGLSKAVRKVFVELYKKGWIYRGEFIINWDPAARTALSDIEVIHKDVEGAFYHMNYMLEDGSRALEVATTRPETMFGDVAVAVNPEDPRYKELIGKNVILPIANKLIPIVADEHADPEFGTGVVKITPAHDPNDFLVGQRHNLPQVNVMNDDGTMNDLAFEFAGMDRFEARKAVVKKLEEIGALVKIEKRVHSVGHSERTGVVVEPRLSTQWFVKMDQLAKNAIANQDTDDKVEFYPPRFNDTFLQWMENVHDWVISRQLWWGHQIPAWYNADGEIYVGEEAPEGDGWTQDEDVLDTWFSSALWPFSTMGWPDVDSEDFKRYYPTSTLVTGYDIIPFWVSRMIFQGLEFTGKSPFKNALIHGLIRDEEGRKMSKSLGNGIDPMDVIDKYGADALRWFLSNGSAPGQDVRFSYEKMDASWNFINKIWNISRYILMNNEGLTLDAARENVAQVAAGKAGNVTDRWILHNLNETIGKVTENFDKFEFGVAGHILYNFIWDEFADWYVELTKEVLYSDNDDEKVITRSVLLYTLDQILRLLHPIMPFVTEEIFGQISEGTIVTAAYPVVRPEFENAEAAAGVEALKDLIRSVRNSRAEVNVAPSKPITILIKTTDSALETFFKDNVNYIKRFTNPEHLEIAADLAVPELVMSSIITGAEIYLPLADLLNVEEELARLEKELAKWQKELDLVGKKLSNERFVANAKPEVVQKERDKQADYQAKYDATVARIDEMRKLVK from the coding sequence ATGTCTAAAGAACTTTCACCTAAATACAATCCAGCCGAGGTTGAGGCTGGTCGTTATCAAAAATGGCTTGATGCGGATGTTTTCAAGCCTTCAGGAGATCAAAAGGCTAAGCCTTATTCGATTGTGATTCCACCACCAAACGTAACTGGTAAGCTTCACCTAGGTCACGCTTGGGATACAACTTTGCAGGATATCATTATCCGTCAGAAGCGCATGCAAGGCTTTGATACGCTTTGGCTTCCAGGGATGGACCACGCGGGTATCGCGACTCAGGCTAAGGTCGAGGAGCGCTTGCGTGAGCAAGGCATTTCCCGCTATGACCTCGGTCGTGAGAAATTCCTCGATAAGGTCTGGGAATGGAAGGACGAATATGCCACTACCATCAAGGAACAATGGGGCAAAATGGGTCTCTCTGTTGACTATTCTCGTGAGCGTTTCACTCTTGACGAAGGCTTGTCCAAAGCCGTCCGCAAGGTCTTTGTCGAGCTTTACAAGAAAGGCTGGATCTATCGTGGTGAGTTTATCATCAACTGGGACCCAGCAGCTCGCACAGCTCTGTCTGATATCGAGGTTATCCATAAGGACGTAGAAGGTGCTTTCTACCACATGAACTACATGCTGGAAGATGGCTCACGCGCCCTTGAAGTTGCGACAACTCGTCCTGAGACTATGTTTGGGGACGTTGCCGTTGCAGTCAATCCAGAAGACCCACGCTACAAGGAGTTGATCGGTAAAAACGTTATCCTGCCAATCGCTAATAAACTAATCCCAATCGTGGCGGATGAACATGCAGATCCTGAGTTTGGGACAGGTGTCGTGAAAATCACGCCTGCTCACGATCCAAACGACTTCTTGGTTGGTCAACGCCATAACTTGCCACAAGTTAACGTCATGAACGACGACGGAACCATGAATGACTTGGCCTTCGAATTTGCAGGCATGGACCGTTTTGAAGCCCGCAAAGCGGTTGTCAAGAAACTGGAAGAAATTGGTGCTCTGGTTAAAATCGAAAAACGTGTTCACAGCGTTGGTCACTCAGAACGTACAGGTGTAGTGGTTGAGCCACGCTTGTCTACACAATGGTTCGTCAAGATGGACCAATTGGCGAAGAATGCCATTGCCAACCAAGATACAGATGACAAGGTAGAATTCTACCCACCTCGTTTCAACGATACCTTCCTTCAATGGATGGAAAATGTCCACGACTGGGTAATCTCTCGTCAGCTCTGGTGGGGTCACCAAATCCCTGCTTGGTATAATGCTGACGGTGAAATCTATGTAGGCGAAGAAGCACCGGAAGGTGACGGATGGACTCAGGACGAAGACGTCTTGGATACTTGGTTCAGCTCAGCCCTTTGGCCATTCTCAACCATGGGCTGGCCTGATGTCGACTCAGAAGACTTCAAGCGTTATTATCCAACATCGACCTTGGTGACTGGTTATGATATTATCCCGTTCTGGGTGTCTCGAATGATTTTCCAAGGTTTGGAATTTACTGGCAAGTCGCCATTCAAAAATGCCTTGATTCATGGCCTCATTCGGGATGAGGAAGGACGTAAGATGTCCAAGTCACTGGGAAATGGGATTGATCCAATGGATGTCATTGACAAATACGGTGCGGATGCCCTTCGTTGGTTCCTCTCAAACGGCTCTGCTCCTGGACAAGACGTCCGCTTCAGCTATGAAAAGATGGATGCTTCTTGGAACTTCATTAACAAAATCTGGAACATTTCCCGCTATATCCTCATGAACAATGAAGGTTTGACGCTTGATGCGGCGCGTGAGAATGTCGCTCAGGTGGCGGCTGGTAAAGCTGGTAATGTTACTGACCGCTGGATTCTTCATAACCTCAATGAAACCATTGGCAAGGTGACTGAGAACTTCGACAAGTTTGAGTTTGGTGTGGCTGGTCACATCCTCTACAACTTCATTTGGGATGAATTTGCCGACTGGTATGTGGAGCTGACCAAGGAAGTGCTTTACAGCGACAATGACGACGAGAAAGTCATCACTCGCTCCGTCCTCCTCTACACGCTGGACCAAATCCTGCGCCTGCTTCACCCAATCATGCCTTTCGTGACAGAGGAAATCTTTGGACAAATCTCAGAAGGCACCATTGTGACAGCAGCTTATCCAGTGGTTCGTCCAGAGTTTGAAAATGCCGAGGCAGCAGCTGGCGTAGAAGCCCTAAAGGACCTGATCCGTTCAGTTCGCAATAGCAGAGCTGAGGTCAATGTGGCGCCAAGCAAGCCGATTACCATCTTGATTAAGACGACAGACAGTGCGCTGGAAACCTTCTTCAAGGATAATGTCAACTACATCAAGCGCTTCACCAATCCTGAGCATCTGGAAATCGCAGCAGACCTCGCCGTGCCAGAGCTAGTCATGTCTAGTATCATCACAGGCGCAGAAATTTATCTGCCGCTGGCAGACCTCCTCAATGTCGAGGAAGAGCTAGCTCGTCTCGAAAAAGAACTAGCCAAATGGCAGAAAGAACTGGATCTGGTCGGCAAGAAACTCTCTAACGAGCGCTTCGTAGCCAATGCCAAACCAGAAGTCGTCCAAAAAGAACGCGACAAACAAGCCGACTACCAAGCTAAGTACGATGCGACTGTGGCGCGGATTGATGAGATGAGGAAACTAGTGAAATAA
- the gndA gene encoding NADP-dependent phosphogluconate dehydrogenase → MTKANFGVVGMAVMGRNLALNIESRGYTVAIYNRSANKTEDVIASHPEKNFVPSYDVESFVNSIEKPRRIMLMVQAGPGTDATIQALLPHLDKGDILIDGGNTFYKDTIRRNEELANSGINFIGTGVSGGEKGALEGPSIMPGGQKEAYELVADVLEEISAKAPEDGAPCVTYIGPDGAGHYVKMVHNGIEYGDMQLIAESYDLMQHLLGLSASEMAAIFTEWNKGELDSYLIEITADILTRKDDEGQDGPIVDYILDAAGNKGTGKWTSQSSLDLGVPLPLITESVFARYISTYKDERVAASKVLPKPAAFTFEGDKAELIEKIRQALYFSKIMSYAQGFAQLRVASKENNWNLPFGEIASIWRAGCIIRARFLQKITDAYGRDADLANLLLDEYFMDITAKYQQAVRDVVSLAVQAGVPVPTFSSAIAYFDSYRAENLPANLIQAQRDYFGAHTYNRKDKEGTFHYSWYDEK, encoded by the coding sequence ATGACTAAAGCAAATTTTGGTGTTGTTGGTATGGCTGTTATGGGCCGTAACCTTGCCCTAAATATCGAATCTCGTGGCTATACGGTTGCCATCTATAACCGCTCAGCAAATAAGACGGAGGACGTCATTGCCTCTCATCCTGAGAAAAACTTTGTGCCAAGCTATGATGTAGAGTCTTTTGTCAACTCTATCGAAAAACCGCGTCGGATCATGCTGATGGTTCAAGCTGGTCCTGGTACAGATGCGACTATTCAGGCGCTACTTCCTCACTTGGATAAGGGCGATATTCTGATTGACGGTGGGAATACTTTCTACAAGGATACTATTCGCCGTAATGAAGAGTTGGCTAACTCTGGTATCAACTTCATCGGTACAGGGGTTTCTGGCGGTGAAAAGGGCGCATTGGAAGGACCATCTATCATGCCAGGCGGTCAAAAAGAAGCTTATGAGTTGGTAGCCGATGTCTTGGAAGAAATCTCTGCTAAAGCTCCTGAAGACGGTGCACCATGTGTGACCTATATCGGTCCTGATGGCGCTGGTCACTATGTAAAAATGGTCCATAACGGGATCGAATATGGAGATATGCAGCTTATCGCTGAGAGTTATGACCTTATGCAGCACTTGCTGGGGCTTTCAGCTAGTGAAATGGCAGCCATCTTCACAGAGTGGAACAAAGGCGAGCTAGATAGCTATCTGATTGAGATTACAGCGGATATCTTGACACGCAAGGACGATGAAGGTCAAGATGGTCCAATCGTTGACTACATTCTGGATGCGGCTGGCAATAAGGGAACTGGTAAGTGGACCAGTCAATCTTCTTTGGATCTAGGTGTGCCGCTGCCACTGATTACAGAGTCAGTATTTGCGCGTTACATTTCTACCTACAAAGATGAGCGTGTAGCTGCCAGCAAGGTATTGCCAAAACCAGCTGCATTCACCTTTGAGGGAGATAAGGCAGAGTTGATTGAAAAGATCCGCCAGGCTCTTTACTTCTCAAAAATTATGTCTTATGCTCAAGGATTTGCTCAATTGCGTGTAGCTTCTAAGGAAAACAACTGGAACCTACCGTTTGGTGAGATTGCTTCTATCTGGCGTGCTGGCTGTATCATCCGTGCCCGCTTCCTTCAAAAGATTACAGACGCTTATGGCCGTGATGCTGACCTTGCAAACCTACTCTTAGATGAATACTTCATGGATATTACGGCTAAATATCAGCAGGCGGTCCGTGATGTTGTCAGCTTGGCTGTGCAAGCAGGTGTACCAGTGCCGACCTTCTCCAGTGCCATTGCTTACTTTGATAGCTACCGTGCGGAAAATCTGCCAGCTAATCTGATTCAGGCTCAGCGTGATTACTTTGGTGCTCATACCTACAACCGTAAAGACAAAGAAGGTACCTTCCACTATTCTTGGTACGACGAAAAATAG